The genomic interval CACAACTGTCACGATCGCCCTTGAAAATGCATTGCTCTATCAGCGAGAAAAGCAATCTCAACGGTCTATTTCCAGTTCAACTCCGGGCAATTGTGCGCCCCTGTCGGAGCAATTAGCCAACCTACTGAACCATACACGCCTGATTCTTGTTGGCACAGAACGTCCGTTAACGGCTTCTGTGACTTGCATTTTTTTACGGACAGCGGAAGTATTGAGCAACCAGGCGTGCATTTATTGTCGTCTCACCTATGACATCCAAACCATTTCTCTGGAGGCGATGGTTTCCTCGGTGGCAGAATACACCCAGGAGCAGCATGAGGAAGTCGGTTCCCTGTTTGGAGATATTTTGTTTGCAGCATCTTGTTTGGGCGGCACGCTGCAAATTGATCCAGGGGCAGGGCGAAAAGCCTTTCAGGTGTTACTGACCCTCCCTTATCCAGGTTGTATGATAGGTTCCCGATTGGGGATTGCCTGTCGATCGCCTATTTTGCAAATGGCATTTACCCACCTGGCATACCTGGCAGGTTTCACGGTTCGACCAGACTTTGGCTCCACAATTCCGTTGTTAACGGATGACCCGACTCAGGCCCAAACTTCTCATCTGGTTTTGTGGGTTGCGACGCAAACTCAGGCAGTGCCCAAGCAGGCAAAAGCCAAACTGGATTTGTCGATTACTCCTGGTCAACTTCGGGAAGCAGTCGGAACAGTGATGGAAGGAAAATTTTGGGGAATTGAAGTGAGTCCTGAGGGAAAATTGCAAAGCCTTTCCGATCGCGAACAGGAAATAATGTCCCTACTGGCACAGGGATTGCGCGATCGAGACATTGCCAAGCATCTCATTATCAGCGAGAGTACGGTCAAATTTCATATCAACAATGTACTTGCCAAACTTCGAGCAAAAACCCGTTACCAGGCAATTCATCATGTGATTGTAAACGGGTGGATTCAGTAGAGGGCAGAAGGGTAGAAGAAGAGAAGGGGGCAGAAGCCAGGAGTCAGAATTAACTGAGTCAGAATTAACCTAGAACTCAAAACTCACCATTCTTCCCTGACCCCTAGAGCATCGGTACAGTATTTCGAGAAACCGGGTTTCTGGTGAGGATATGCAACGAAACTTGAGCATCTCACAGAAGAAACCCGGTTTCTGTACCGGCGTCCTAGCACCTACTACCTACCACCTATTCCCTCCTGCCCTCTGCCTCCTGCCCTCTGCCTTCATTTCAGTCTTTATCCTCTCCCTACCACCTAACACCCGACACCTGACACCTACCACCTCTCTCACGCCTCAATAATCACCCGCAAGTTGCCGCGCTTTTTGGAAACGCGACAGGCCGTAGCAGAACCAGAGCGCTCAAATTCCAGATCCAGTAATGTTGGACCGACTCGCAGGTTTTGGAGGGAGACATAGTGAATGGATTCTGGCAATGCGGGATCAATAATTCGCAGGGTGTTGCTGGGAGCGTCGGGCACCAGATTGACCATCATTTGCACGAGTTGAAAGACGCTGCCTGTTGCCCATGCTTGGGGGGTGCAGGCGACGGGGTACTGCACCGGATCGTTATCATCAGAGCGTTCATAACCGCAAAACAGTTCGGGAGGACGATGGTAGGGCTGACGATTGGTCATGTCCAGAATTCCTTCCGCCAGTTCCAGGGCCTGGTCAATCAGACCCAGCGATCGCAACCCGATCGCCGTCAGGGCGTTGTCATGGGGCCAGACAGACCCAATGTGGTACCCCATTGGGTTGTAAGCCGGAGATAGACTACTGAGGGTGCGAATTCCCCAACCGTTAAACATATCGGGTGCCCGCAGACGTTCGGCTACGCTATAAGCTTTTTCTGGTGTAAAAATGCCCAGGTTGAGGCAGTGCCCAGGATTAGAGGTGATACTATCGACGGGTTTACCGTCTCCATCCAGGGCTAAGGCACAAAACCCCTGGTCTTCCATCCAAAAATCCCGGTTGAACCGAATTTTCAGATCTCTGGCTTCCTCATCCCAACGGTCTGCCAGGTCAATCCGTTTCTTCATCCGGGCAATTTGAGCCAGCCGAATTTTGGCAGCGTAAACATAAGCCTGCACCTCGCAAAGGGCGATCGCACCTTCCGCCAGTTGTCCCCGCCGATTGACAATGCAATCTCCGGAGTCCTTCCAACCCTGGTTATCTAATCCCCGACGGGATTTACGGAAGTAACTGAGGTAGCTGGTTTGCTTGCAACTGCGATCAATCCAATCCATCGCTGCTAATGCATTGGGCCACAGGTTCTCCAGGGTTTCATAATCAGCGGTCCAGGCAAAGTATTCGGCATAAAGCATGAGCCATAGGGGCGTGGCATCAACGGTGCCGTAGTAGGGTGTATGGGGAATTTCCTGGCAGCGCGCCATTTCACCAAAGCGAATCTCATGCAGAATTTTTCCGGGTTGCTCATCCCGCCACTCATCATCCACCTTGCCCTGATATTGAGCCAGGATGTAGAGCGTTTCGCGGGCAATTTGGGAATCCAGCATCAGGATTTGAGAAGCTGCGATGATGGAGTCGCGCCCAAACAGGGTGGAGAACCAGGGTACTCCAGCGGAAAGCGCTTTACCCTTACCAAAAGATTGCCGCAGCAGGTAAATGTCCTGTTCTGCCCGCTCTAGAATTTGGTTGAAGGTATTTTTGTCCGATCGAATGCGGGTGACTTGCTGCCGCCAGGTCTGCTCTTCCATCAGTTCGGCTGCCTTTGCCTGCCCCAGCGTCATGGGAGGACTAACCGTTGAGGCTGAACGTCCCCCATTTAGCATCAGGAGACGGTAACCCAGAGTTTGGGTTTCGTGGGATTCCAGATGCAGCTGCCAGATTGCAGTATTTCCCTTAAAAAAGGTTGGCTGCCGATGAGAAAACTCAATGCGCGATTCCAACAGTTCCCCGTCTAGCCCCTGATAGGCGAGGGTGAGTTCAGCCGGGGAGGAAGAGGGGTGTGGGGTGTGGGGTGTGGGGTGTGGGGTGTAGGGGGTGGGGTGGGGGACAACTTCTTGCAGTTCTTGTTCTGCGATTTCTCCGTCTTCCCTTTCTCTGCTCTCTTCTATATCATGCTTTTCACCCCTGATTTCTGGCTCCTCACCGTCCTGGGGCATCAATCGCAGGAGGCGTCCTCGCCGTTCCCTGGCGTAGCCACGAATTTCGAACAGATCAAAAAAGTCCGTATCAAAACTGAGGCTCAGTTCAAACGTAACTGGGCTTGTGCTGTAGTTGGAAATTTCGATTTCCTCAAATAAGCCACCGTTAAGGACAAGTTCCCGTTTAATGCCAATAGATTCTGCCTTAATCTGCTCATCAATTCGGGGGTTAGTACAGAGCACAGAGAGAACAAATCCTTTGTCTGCGGTACTGCTGAGGAGAATGGGCGATCGCCCCTCAATCTGCAATTCTAATCGGCTAAGAAAGCGCGTATCTTTGCAAAATAACCCCATGCCAGAGCTGCGATCGTCGCCCACAAAACCACCAATATTACCCAGGGTATCGGTCAGCAAAAATAGGTCATCATCTTTGAGGGTCAGGATGGGTTGAGGGCGTTCAGCCAGTACTGAGTTCCATTCTGGAATGGGGAATTGATCCGCTGGAACAAAGGCTCTTCCTTCTAGTTCAATTATTTCTGGTGTCATCGATTCCAAAGGTGGGTGGTAGTAGGTGGTAAGGGTCAAGCTTGAATGTGGGACTCGCCGAATGGTATCAGGGGAACAATTCACGAACAGTCGCAGGGTTGCAGGTCGGAGGTGGTCGGAGAGGGAAAACAACTCACAGGGAACCGGCAGTTCTTATGGTTTCCATAATTCTCTGACGATCGCGAGTTTGGTTAGGTTAGCGACCCTAAGTCCAGCCAATTTAAACCCAGAGGAGCGTATCATCGCCAGGGAAAGTGCCCAAAAAAGAACAGGTTAGTGGGTCAAAGGTTCTGAAGGGGACTTGATGGACATGACGCCGTTAGGCCAAGAGGGTGGGAATCAATCCCAATTCTTGCCAAGCTGCGTCTCTCCTATCAGTTGATAACACCCCACATTGATGAATCGGTTTTGAAGCTGCAAAGATTATGTGAGAAATTCTTTAAGGAGTAATTGATATAAATACTGCAAGGCAGCGATCGCCAGACCTGAGCTTAAACCTGTAATTCGGGTGGCGGGGAACACATGAAGCTCATGGGCTGGCCATTAGGATGGGAGAGGGAAAGACGGATGGCATGTAGATGATAGCCACAATCTCCGGGTACAGGAACCTCTCCATTATCAGATCGGATGCAGGAGATGGGAACCCCTCCCACCCCATAAAGTGGATCGCCCACGAGGGGGTAGCCAGCGGCTGCTAAATGAATCCGAATTTGATGCGGTCTGCCAGTCAAAATGTTAACTTCTAACAGGGTCATCTCCGGTTCGCGCCGCAGTACGTGACATTCGCTGTGAGCTGGTGATCCCTGAGGATTTGCGGCATAGATATATCCCAACACCGGATGGAAAATTTTGCCAATGGGATCGGTAATCGTAAAACAGTCGCCCATTCCATTGCCTCGAGCCAAAGCACGGTAAATTTTCTGGATTTGGTGGTTCCGCATTTGCTGGCTCAGGTAAGCACGGGCAGCGGGCGATCGTGCCAGCAATACCAACCCGGAAGTACCCCGCCCCAATCGATGAATCGGATAGGGAGTGTCCTGGGGATAACGTTGTCGTAGCTGCCAAAGCAAGGTGTGTTCTAGAAACCCACCCCCCGGCAGCACGGGCAACCCGGAAGGTTTTGCCACCACCATTAACTCCCGATCTTCGTAAACAATCTCAACCGATAGGGGAACTTCTGGTTCCTGCCAGGGAGGGCGATCGTAGGTCAACCACTGCCCCAACCTTAATCGTGTTTCTGCGGTTGTTTCTGTTCCATCCAGGAGTATTTGCCCTGACTCAATTCTTTGCTGCCACTCCCTACCGGTGGAATGACGATAGTGACGGGTGTAATAATCCAACACAGTCAATCCCTGAGCCGAAGCATTCACCTGCTCTCGATAGGTCCAACCGGAATTCACAAATGATGCTCTCCCCCAAACAGTTTTCTAGACCCGTCACAGTCCTAATCTAAAACAAAAGCCCCCAGCCGGAGCCGAGGGCATAAATCAGGGTGCATCTACCATTCCTCTCTACCGCATAACCCAGGTTCCATCCGGAGAAAAAGGTAAGAAATCTGAAAATTTAGGTGGCAGGGACCAGGAAATAGGGACTAGCGTTCTGTCAAAATTTTTTGAGGGATGCAATCCGCTCAAAAAATCACCTTCCCCAACCAACCCTATCCCTTAACTTAAAGTTGACCGACGCCTAGAACCTGGGATAAAGGGATGATGGGAGGGTTTTATCCCTTATCCTTGATCCTTGATCCTTTCCCTCACCCCTATCCCTACTTCCTGTGATTTCTCTGGTTCAACTTCAAACCATTCTGGATCTTCCGGCAGGTTCTCAAACCCAGTTTCAATGTCAAGCAAAGGTCGATTTATACGATTCTCCTGCATTGGAGCGCCTGGCAACCCAGGCTGCATCAGGACGGCATCTGCGAATTACGGGAGTTTCTACAACTTCTGAGATGGAATCGATCGCTGCCCTTCAGATTTGCCTTTGTGAAGATGATTATCCGGGTTGGCTCGCCGTCCGAGATTTACGTCACCTAGATATTGCCCATCACCCCTATCAACCCGTTCCGCTTTCAGAAGCGGAGATTCAAGCCAGAATTCCAGGGGCAATCGCCTTTACCCAAACTGCAATGGGTCAAGCAAACCATTACCTCTGGGGGGGGACGGTTGGTCCCAATTACGATTGTTCTGGTCTGGTGCAGTCTGCCTTTGCTTCCGTGGGTATCTGGCTGCCGAGAGACGCCTATCAGCAGGAAGCTTTTATCCACAGGATTGCGATCGAGAACATTCGTCCCGGTGACCTGATTTTTTTTGGGCCTCCTGAAAAAGCTACCCATGTGGGGCTGTACCTGGGCAACGATCACTACATCCATAGCTCTGGCAAAGACCAGGGGCGTAATGGAATTGGAATTGATGTTCTCTCCGGGCAGGGCGACTCAATTAGCCAAAAATACTGCGCCCAAATCCGTGGTGCAGGACGGGTCGTTACCAATTACCCTTTTAGCTAGAGAGCTGAGGGGCAGGGGGAGGGAAGGGATGATGAAGGATGAAGGATGAAGGATAAAAAGGGCAGGAGTCAGAAGTCAGAAGTCAGAAGGAGATACGGAGACAGGGGAACACGGGGATCGGAAAACTTTTTAATTCAAAACTCAAAACTTAAAACTCAAAACTCTTCTCCGTTCTTCTTCCCCCTTTTCTAGATTCCTGAATCATTCGTGCTACTTTTACTTAGTACTGCTTGCCACTCGTGTCACCTTTCGTTGAGTCGTCGGCTATGGGGATCTATCTACATTCGGAAGAAAATAAACTCCAGGCGGTGCTACCGTCTACCACCCTGGAGGTTTCTGTTGTTGTACCTGTTCACAACGAGTATGAGAGCCTACCTCACCTAATCGACGCGATCGCCACAAGCTTGCAGGCAAACCACCTCCGCTATGAAATCATCTGTGTCGATGATGGTTCCACAGATGGTTCCACAGAGTTGCTCAAACAAATCGCTCGCGATCGTACCGACCTGCGGGCAGTAATTTTGCGGCGCAACTATGGGCAAACCGCAGCGATGTCAGCTGGATTCGGTCACATAAAAGGGAGTGTCATTATTACCCTGGATGGTGACTTGCAGAATGATCCCGCCGATATCCCCCTGCTCCTTAACAAGCTGAAGGAAGGGTATGATATGGTTTGTGGCTGGCGCAAAAACAGGCAGGACGCCGCACTGACCCGGTTGTTTCCCTCAAAAGTTGCGAATTGGTTGATTGGTTGGGTGACGGGGATTCAACTGCATGACTATGGCTGTTCACTGAAGGCCTATCGGGCGGAACTGGTCGCTGATATGAATCTCTATGGAGAACTGCACCGATTTTTGCCTGCCCTTGCCTTTATTGAAGGGGCACGGATTACCGAGATCCCGGTTCGTCATCACGCTCGGCGCTTTGGTAAGAGCAAATATGGGTTGTGGCGGACATTTCGGGTGGTCATGGATATGATGACCATCTGGTTTATGCAAAAGTTTTTGACCAAGCCGATGCATGTCTTTGGTTTGTTTGGTTTGGTTTCGCTGGTTCTGGGAGTTGCGATCGGGTTCCACCTGACCTTCATTAAACTCGTCTTTGGCGTCAGTATTGGCAATCGTCCGCTGCTGATTCTCTGCATTGTTTTGCTCCTGGCTGGAGTGCAGCTCTTCAGTTTTGGGCTGCTAGCCGAATTGCTAATGCGAACCTATCACGAATCTCAAGGAAGACCGATTTACCGGGTTCGAGAGGTCGTTGAGCCAGGGAGCCAAGGGGAAGGGTAAAGGTTTTTGATTTTTAATTTTTGAGTTGAAAGTGAGCGTCAGAAGTGAGGGATTAATTTTCATCTTTTATCCCTCATTCGTTATTCTTTTCCTCCACCTTCCCACTCTCTTCCTTTTGATAACGTTCATTTATATCCTCTGGAAGAGGGGTCAGGTAAGTCTGGGTTGATAGTCTTGACGTGTCAACACAAAACTTTTAGGAAGCTAGTCATGAATATTCTTGCTTGGATCATTTTAGGTTTGATTGCTGGTGCGATCGCGAAAGCTATTTATCCTGGCCATCAGAGTGGCGGAATTCTTGGCACCATGATTCTGGGTATCATCGGTGCTTTCCTTGGAGGATCTCTCTACAGCTTTTTGACCACAGGAACCCTGGCGTTAACTTCGGCGGGACTTAGTATTGGCGGTGTGGTTGTTGCCGTTCTGGGTGCCATCATCGCGCTATTTCTGTACTATGCACTTACCCGTCGTACTACCGTCTAAGAACCTGTTGGTTCTGAATTGCAGCCTCAGGAATGGTTGAGGAAAATTGCTTGAAGTTTCCCAGCTTTAAAAAAATTCCGCTCTCATCCTAGGTGTGTTTTTCTGCAAGTTTTGTTGGAATACCGATTTTGTTACAAGCCTGTGCAGGACAAAGAGATCAAGAACTAGAAAATCTAATTTTTAAAGAGTTCTGGTTTCTTGCTTATCGGCTCTAAATCCTAAGCAGTTTCAGTAAGGAATTGGCAGTGTATTCAAAATTTAGGTAGCAGGTGAGAGGGGAAGTCTTACTTGCTACCTATTGCTTTTAAAGCCAATTTCATTTGGATTAACCGCCCCGTTGGCTGCGCGCCCTTCGGCTTGAGCGCAGATCGAAAGCTCACGTCGAAGCCACACCCTCCCTTCACAGGACTGGGGCTGACTGGTCTGAAAACCGCGATCTATCTGGATTGTGAAAGGGCTTTCCCGGAGGGAAAGACTTTCACAGCTCTCCTTTTTCACAAATGATTCAGGCTGTTATATATATATTTGGCAAAGAAGTGTTTGCTATTGCTGGAGTCGAAGTGAACGATCGAAGGACGGTTTTGCTTTTAATGGGTATTGGCTGGTTGACTGCCCTGAGTTTCCCCCCTGTCAGTACTGCCAATCCGGATTTAGCCCAGCAGGTCGAAGAAGTAGCTACCCGGCTAGAAGGCATCATGGATACTTCTGCCCAGGCAGCAGCCAATCCGAAGGCTGCTAACGTTCGAATGACAACCTGTCGGGTTCAGGTAATAGACATTCCGCCAACAGCATCGGGAAACGCTGTTTTCCTGTATCAGGAACAAGCACTTTCCCAGGATCTTTCTAAACCCTATCGGCAAAGGTTTTTACAGCTTTCGCCCAGCCTCTATAGCCAGAGTGTCCGATCGCGCTCCTTTAAGCCAACCAATCCCGCTTCCTGGATTGGTTTTTGCAACAAACCCATTGGCGATCGCAGACTTCAAGCTAGGGATCTGGGGAATCCAGTTTGTAATGTTTTTCTGAAACGCTCTGGTGAGGGTTATACAGGCAACACTCCGATCGACGGTTGTCCAGCCAATGTCCGAGGAGCCGTTCGGATCACCAACCACGTTGAATTACATTCCACAGGGATGGATACCTGGGATCGCGGTTTTGACGCCAGCGGCAAGCAAGTCTGGGGTGCAAAAGCAGAGTCATACCAGTTTAGACGGTTGAGATAGGGGGAGGTGGCAGGGAAGAAGTTTGAGTTTTAAGCTTTGGAATCGAAATTAAACGCCGTTCGGCTAAGTGCCCACCTCGAAGTCTGCCCTTTGCCCTTTGCCCTCTGCCTTCTGCCTCCTGTTAACACTACCCAAATCTGGGGTACTTTACTCTTAAGAGAGGTGTAACCAACGAACAGTCGGCGGGGTGATTTCAGAGACACCCTGGGACGCACATGTGGAGTACTTCATGGCTGAGGGAATGGGTAGAAAACTGAAACTAATGGTCGTTGATGACGAACCAGATAACCTGGATTTACTGTATCGAACGTTTCGTCGTGATTTTGATGTCATCAAGGCAGAAAGCGCGATCGCAGCCTTGCAAATTCTCGACCAGCAGGGTGAGATGGCGATCATTATTTCCGACCAGCGGATGCCGGAAATGTTGGGAACCGAATTTCTCAGCAAAACCGTCGATCGCTTCCCGGACACAATACGGATTGTGCTGACAGGGTATACCGATGTTGAAGATCTCGTCGAAGCAATTAATGCGGGCAAAGTTTTCAAATATATCACCAAGCCCTGGAATCCAGAACAACTCAAGGCTGTTGTACAGCAAGCGGCTGAAACCTACCGGGTTGTAACCCAAAGAACCCACGAACTGCGGCGGGCACTCCGGCGGGAATCGTTGTTTAATGCAATTACAACCGCAATCCGGGAATCCCTGGATTACCGCAGTATGCTGCAAACGATCGCAGCAACACTGGGACAAACCTTTGAAGCCAGCCGTTGTGTTCTATATCCCGTGGAGGGCGATCGCCTGGTTTCGGAAGCGTTTTCCTACTCAGCCACCCCTCAGGAAGAACAGGAAGATGCCAGTGGACAACCGAGTCCAGCATTTCCAGCGGAGGCTGTGATCGAGACGGTACTCCGCGATCGACAACTTCAATTCAGACCAGCCTCGGAATTGGAGGGCAGTGTCCATCTGGTGGTTCCCCTGATTTATCAGCAGGATTTTTTAGCCATCCTCTCCCTCTATCAATCGAATGCTCAAGGTTCCTGGTCTTCCGAAGATCTGGAATTGATTCAGGGTGTTGTTGAACAGGCAGCCCTGGCAATTTCCCAGGCAAAGCTGTACCAGCGCACCCAGGAGCAGGCAGAACAAATGCGGGCAGAACTTGCCGTTGCCCGTCAAATTCAGGGAAACCTGCTGCGCCAGAGTTGGCCCGATTTGGATGGGATGAAGGTTCAGGCTTGTTGTTATCCTGCCCGTGA from Kovacikia minuta CCNUW1 carries:
- a CDS encoding LuxR C-terminal-related transcriptional regulator: MAEPALGLLNSTRLLFDLQQGNLVAQSLSGCLEPEEIARRVTDGLVEKFDCAFARIWLVEPDRTSLKLVASSGMYTNLNGSFARVPMGAFKVGKIAQNCIPFLSNRLAEETWVRDRDWAIAKGIQGFAGYPLVTSGDAVGVLAVFSQQPMASEFLEVLQGICTTVTIALENALLYQREKQSQRSISSSTPGNCAPLSEQLANLLNHTRLILVGTERPLTASVTCIFLRTAEVLSNQACIYCRLTYDIQTISLEAMVSSVAEYTQEQHEEVGSLFGDILFAASCLGGTLQIDPGAGRKAFQVLLTLPYPGCMIGSRLGIACRSPILQMAFTHLAYLAGFTVRPDFGSTIPLLTDDPTQAQTSHLVLWVATQTQAVPKQAKAKLDLSITPGQLREAVGTVMEGKFWGIEVSPEGKLQSLSDREQEIMSLLAQGLRDRDIAKHLIISESTVKFHINNVLAKLRAKTRYQAIHHVIVNGWIQ
- a CDS encoding amylo-alpha-1,6-glucosidase, with translation MTPEIIELEGRAFVPADQFPIPEWNSVLAERPQPILTLKDDDLFLLTDTLGNIGGFVGDDRSSGMGLFCKDTRFLSRLELQIEGRSPILLSSTADKGFVLSVLCTNPRIDEQIKAESIGIKRELVLNGGLFEEIEISNYSTSPVTFELSLSFDTDFFDLFEIRGYARERRGRLLRLMPQDGEEPEIRGEKHDIEESREREDGEIAEQELQEVVPHPTPYTPHPTPHTPHPSSSPAELTLAYQGLDGELLESRIEFSHRQPTFFKGNTAIWQLHLESHETQTLGYRLLMLNGGRSASTVSPPMTLGQAKAAELMEEQTWRQQVTRIRSDKNTFNQILERAEQDIYLLRQSFGKGKALSAGVPWFSTLFGRDSIIAASQILMLDSQIARETLYILAQYQGKVDDEWRDEQPGKILHEIRFGEMARCQEIPHTPYYGTVDATPLWLMLYAEYFAWTADYETLENLWPNALAAMDWIDRSCKQTSYLSYFRKSRRGLDNQGWKDSGDCIVNRRGQLAEGAIALCEVQAYVYAAKIRLAQIARMKKRIDLADRWDEEARDLKIRFNRDFWMEDQGFCALALDGDGKPVDSITSNPGHCLNLGIFTPEKAYSVAERLRAPDMFNGWGIRTLSSLSPAYNPMGYHIGSVWPHDNALTAIGLRSLGLIDQALELAEGILDMTNRQPYHRPPELFCGYERSDDNDPVQYPVACTPQAWATGSVFQLVQMMVNLVPDAPSNTLRIIDPALPESIHYVSLQNLRVGPTLLDLEFERSGSATACRVSKKRGNLRVIIEA
- a CDS encoding RluA family pseudouridine synthase, which gives rise to MNSGWTYREQVNASAQGLTVLDYYTRHYRHSTGREWQQRIESGQILLDGTETTAETRLRLGQWLTYDRPPWQEPEVPLSVEIVYEDRELMVVAKPSGLPVLPGGGFLEHTLLWQLRQRYPQDTPYPIHRLGRGTSGLVLLARSPAARAYLSQQMRNHQIQKIYRALARGNGMGDCFTITDPIGKIFHPVLGYIYAANPQGSPAHSECHVLRREPEMTLLEVNILTGRPHQIRIHLAAAGYPLVGDPLYGVGGVPISCIRSDNGEVPVPGDCGYHLHAIRLSLSHPNGQPMSFMCSPPPELQV
- a CDS encoding C40 family peptidase: MISLVQLQTILDLPAGSQTQFQCQAKVDLYDSPALERLATQAASGRHLRITGVSTTSEMESIAALQICLCEDDYPGWLAVRDLRHLDIAHHPYQPVPLSEAEIQARIPGAIAFTQTAMGQANHYLWGGTVGPNYDCSGLVQSAFASVGIWLPRDAYQQEAFIHRIAIENIRPGDLIFFGPPEKATHVGLYLGNDHYIHSSGKDQGRNGIGIDVLSGQGDSISQKYCAQIRGAGRVVTNYPFS
- a CDS encoding glycosyltransferase family 2 protein, giving the protein MGIYLHSEENKLQAVLPSTTLEVSVVVPVHNEYESLPHLIDAIATSLQANHLRYEIICVDDGSTDGSTELLKQIARDRTDLRAVILRRNYGQTAAMSAGFGHIKGSVIITLDGDLQNDPADIPLLLNKLKEGYDMVCGWRKNRQDAALTRLFPSKVANWLIGWVTGIQLHDYGCSLKAYRAELVADMNLYGELHRFLPALAFIEGARITEIPVRHHARRFGKSKYGLWRTFRVVMDMMTIWFMQKFLTKPMHVFGLFGLVSLVLGVAIGFHLTFIKLVFGVSIGNRPLLILCIVLLLAGVQLFSFGLLAELLMRTYHESQGRPIYRVREVVEPGSQGEG
- a CDS encoding GlsB/YeaQ/YmgE family stress response membrane protein, whose protein sequence is MNILAWIILGLIAGAIAKAIYPGHQSGGILGTMILGIIGAFLGGSLYSFLTTGTLALTSAGLSIGGVVVAVLGAIIALFLYYALTRRTTV
- a CDS encoding chromophore lyase CpcT/CpeT; this encodes MIQAVIYIFGKEVFAIAGVEVNDRRTVLLLMGIGWLTALSFPPVSTANPDLAQQVEEVATRLEGIMDTSAQAAANPKAANVRMTTCRVQVIDIPPTASGNAVFLYQEQALSQDLSKPYRQRFLQLSPSLYSQSVRSRSFKPTNPASWIGFCNKPIGDRRLQARDLGNPVCNVFLKRSGEGYTGNTPIDGCPANVRGAVRITNHVELHSTGMDTWDRGFDASGKQVWGAKAESYQFRRLR
- a CDS encoding SpoIIE family protein phosphatase; amino-acid sequence: MAEGMGRKLKLMVVDDEPDNLDLLYRTFRRDFDVIKAESAIAALQILDQQGEMAIIISDQRMPEMLGTEFLSKTVDRFPDTIRIVLTGYTDVEDLVEAINAGKVFKYITKPWNPEQLKAVVQQAAETYRVVTQRTHELRRALRRESLFNAITTAIRESLDYRSMLQTIAATLGQTFEASRCVLYPVEGDRLVSEAFSYSATPQEEQEDASGQPSPAFPAEAVIETVLRDRQLQFRPASELEGSVHLVVPLIYQQDFLAILSLYQSNAQGSWSSEDLELIQGVVEQAALAISQAKLYQRTQEQAEQMRAELAVARQIQGNLLRQSWPDLDGMKVQACCYPAREVGGDFFEVYAHPQGDIWLAVGDVSGKGVPAALFMASAISVLRRELSQEISPEPHIVMQNLNHSLSEDLISTNCFITMVLARYTPSTHKLVYANAGHIYPLVWSNHAIAKQATENGHSPAVEPNYLKVRGVPLGILPSWKAAAGSMELHPGEVLLLTSDGITEATVASMNHNGNGASSTPPAASAMLQQSGLWQLLLQEREPLDLNHLLSRIRSQNTIQEDDQTILSLEVL